The proteins below are encoded in one region of Oncorhynchus masou masou isolate Uvic2021 chromosome 15, UVic_Omas_1.1, whole genome shotgun sequence:
- the si:ch73-364h19.1 gene encoding uncharacterized protein si:ch73-364h19.1, with protein sequence MSTAATPTTPSQLTSDQLTVIVAAFSGLVFFVVIVVLLSIYRKEPHCCKDTHGDMDAPPQYYSSRQTLVGNPCLEQTHDNTHSQSGQLFLIGLPSSYRLPSLEAPLPRLPSYESVRKKDRQRQIHMMIADRFGLNGSMLTEPPPTYEESIRHSIEVPFDILGSVIDAPHPQNISPPHPGTDFTTQSEVTTQCPSTQDANSATLPV encoded by the exons ATGTCCACCGCTGCAACTCCAACCACCCCCTCTCAGTTAACATCGGATCAACTCACGGTCATTGTGGCAGCAT TTTCAGGTCTGGTGTTCTTTGTGGTGATCGTGGTGCTGCTGTCCATATACCGGAAAGAACCTCACTGCTGCAAGGACACCCATGGAGACATG GATGCCCCTCCTCAGTACTACAGCAGCAGACAGACACTGGTGGGAAACCCCTGTCTGGAACAGACTCACGACAATACACACTCACAG TCAGGGCAGCTGTTCCTTATCGGCCTGCCCTCCAGCTACCGCCTGCCCTCCCTGGAGGCGCCCCTCCCCAGGCTGCCCTCCTACGAGAGTGTCAGGAAGAAGGACCgccagagacagatacacatgATGATCGCTGACCGTTTCGGCCTCaacggctccatgctgactgag ccCCCTCCAACGTATGAGGAGAGCATCCGCCACTCCATTGAAGTGCCCTTTGACATCCTGGGGTCTGTAATAGACGCCCCTCATCCCCAGAACATTTCCCCTCCGCATCCTGGCACAGACTTTACCACTCAGTCAGAGGTAACCACTCAGTGCCCATCCACTCAGGATGCCAACAGTGCCACCCTACCAGTCTGA